In a genomic window of Flavobacterium sp. KACC 22761:
- a CDS encoding nucleotidyltransferase domain-containing protein, whose amino-acid sequence MKLIEQNKQKLNQLCMEHHVEKLHLFGSILTDQFNDESDIDMLIQFSSINLEDYFDNYMDFKEKVELLFDRAVDLIENQAIKNPVFRKVIDREKQLIYG is encoded by the coding sequence ATGAAACTGATAGAACAAAATAAACAAAAACTCAATCAGCTCTGCATGGAACATCATGTTGAGAAATTGCATTTGTTTGGTTCTATCTTAACAGATCAATTTAATGACGAAAGTGATATTGATATGTTAATTCAATTTTCATCAATTAATTTAGAAGACTATTTTGATAATTATATGGATTTTAAAGAAAAGGTTGAATTACTATTTGACCGGGCTGTAGATTTAATTGAAAATCAAGCTATCAAAAATCCAGTTTTCAGAAAAGTTATAGATAGAGAAAAACAATTAATCTATGGATGA
- a CDS encoding DUF86 domain-containing protein, with amino-acid sequence MDERILKSLFDIKLAIEEIDSFLLNEEKTFSNYSKNTLLKRGIERNLEIIGEAVNRILKENTEFEITNARRIIGLRNQIIHAYDSISDENIWSIVVKHIPNLKIEIEDKINNSTL; translated from the coding sequence ATGGATGAAAGAATTTTAAAATCATTATTTGATATAAAATTAGCCATTGAAGAGATTGATAGTTTTCTTTTAAATGAAGAAAAAACATTTTCTAATTATTCTAAAAACACTTTGTTAAAAAGAGGTATTGAAAGAAATTTAGAAATCATAGGCGAAGCAGTAAACAGAATTCTAAAAGAAAACACAGAATTTGAAATTACAAATGCTCGTCGAATAATTGGTCTTAGAAACCAAATCATTCATGCTTATGATAGCATATCTGATGAAAACATTTGGAGTATTGTTGTAAAACATATTCCAAATCTAAAAATTGAAATAGAAGATAAAATAAATAATTCAACATTATAA